In Flavobacterium sp. CBA20B-1, one DNA window encodes the following:
- a CDS encoding porin family protein: MKKTFKSVLIATCLLAVSQVNAQSNAPVSVFDNLSIEAQYGLNNALSPNEGITTSDYSGFNFIQAGLTYHIDEVWGVRGTFANSNFKHKDFDNLGVSYSKLTLEATYNIFTAVNGMMQPFDVTAHAGFGATSGKSEQGSGKDMVGVAQIGIMPKYNFNSQFAVFIDATFVNQFSQDYGFDGSAINQGSGSYLNVGLGVQYRFKKQ, from the coding sequence ATGAAAAAGACATTTAAAAGTGTTTTAATAGCAACATGCCTTTTGGCTGTAAGTCAGGTCAATGCACAGTCAAATGCACCTGTTAGCGTTTTCGACAACCTAAGCATCGAAGCCCAGTACGGTTTAAACAACGCTTTAAGTCCAAACGAAGGAATAACAACCAGCGACTACAGCGGGTTCAACTTTATCCAAGCAGGTCTAACTTACCATATAGACGAGGTGTGGGGCGTTCGCGGAACATTTGCAAACTCCAACTTTAAGCACAAAGATTTCGACAATTTAGGTGTAAGCTACAGTAAATTAACCTTAGAAGCTACCTACAACATTTTTACAGCTGTAAACGGAATGATGCAACCCTTTGACGTAACCGCACACGCCGGTTTTGGTGCCACATCAGGAAAAAGCGAGCAAGGAAGCGGAAAAGACATGGTAGGAGTTGCACAAATCGGAATCATGCCAAAATACAACTTCAATTCACAATTTGCCGTATTTATCGATGCCACTTTCGTAAACCAATTCAGCCAAGATTACGGTTTTGATGGTTCAGCTATAAATCAAGGATCAGGAAGCTACTTAAACGTTGGTCTAGGCGTACAATACCGCTTTAAAAAACAATAA
- a CDS encoding hybrid sensor histidine kinase/response regulator: protein MTTEQTLKIKLTLGYILLISIFSVSILYILNEVKNLNVSKDDILSENTKVIQLGTIVSDLYATENTGRLALLSYSKTDAAKYHTQLDSLIQNIEMFKQNNVQDESLHQKLDTIIDLINLKSLTFDQVLDVQSKYAQFNVYENALSEIKQIQKLKEEQTIKIDTTVERPNFWSRLKNRFKDNEKVIKEVLVEENDKLAQQQIEHQRKINAATESVLDKAKKEENKLLKQYYLKEELLIKRNKKLTEELREILNQVEKIIIQNSSINYESSKEKIDAVSNNIAKIGIVISIVALVFGFIILIDLNKSARNKQKLEKLNGDMQDLIKQKSFFMATISHDMVSPINSLLGFSALLQNSLKTPKQKEFLKNIIHSTKYIKKMVDDLSLFSNLEFNKIKLKKGKFNFNELLQNICNNLKNSAERKKIDLIFNIDEQLNTAFYSDSFRIQQILTNVISNAIKFTHHGSVTVDATLENNIAKFKITDTGIGIKTENKDDLFVEFMQAHDNSENNYGGSGLGLNITKRLVNLLKGAISFESEYNKGTVFYIDIPLELFEESKEVKTVNEIEYDNAKKLENKKILVIDDDPLQLKLIEEIFSNKVKKLTTIENGKLAKKILQEEQYQLIITDMQMPFYSGIKVIEDIRSLENYKDIPVIALTGKIDFDEHEYQKLGFNFYMKKPLNINTLYNVIYKMLRIKNKRSQTVTNKNSSTMTLKNELFDLTDLFTLLENDKNAAQQILNAFFESYKTDIEKIQRAFEASDLETVKLTAHKMLPMFRQLKIAQIVNRLLLLEQKTEELSIDEMANQIEAIRTETPAILNEIAAVIA from the coding sequence ATGACCACCGAACAAACCCTAAAAATCAAGCTAACGCTTGGATATATTTTGTTGATTTCGATATTTTCTGTCTCGATTCTTTATATTCTTAACGAGGTTAAAAACTTGAACGTTTCTAAAGACGATATTCTTTCAGAGAATACAAAAGTGATCCAATTAGGAACCATTGTAAGTGATTTATACGCTACGGAAAACACTGGTAGATTGGCATTGCTTTCCTACAGCAAAACAGATGCTGCCAAATACCACACGCAATTAGATTCGCTTATACAAAATATTGAAATGTTTAAACAAAACAACGTTCAAGATGAAAGCTTGCATCAAAAGCTAGATACGATTATTGATTTAATCAACCTTAAAAGTTTAACTTTTGATCAGGTTTTAGATGTGCAGTCGAAATATGCCCAGTTTAATGTATATGAAAATGCACTATCTGAAATTAAACAAATTCAAAAGCTAAAAGAAGAACAAACCATTAAAATTGATACCACTGTTGAACGACCTAATTTTTGGTCGCGCTTAAAAAACCGCTTTAAAGACAACGAAAAAGTGATAAAAGAAGTGCTTGTTGAAGAAAACGACAAACTGGCACAACAGCAAATAGAGCATCAAAGGAAAATAAACGCAGCCACAGAATCGGTACTTGACAAGGCAAAAAAAGAAGAAAACAAACTGCTGAAACAGTATTATTTAAAAGAAGAATTGCTCATAAAACGCAACAAAAAACTCACCGAAGAATTGCGCGAAATTTTGAACCAGGTAGAAAAAATCATTATTCAAAATTCGTCGATAAATTATGAATCTTCGAAGGAAAAAATAGACGCTGTTAGCAACAACATTGCAAAGATTGGAATTGTAATTTCGATAGTGGCCTTGGTTTTTGGATTTATTATATTGATTGATTTGAACAAATCGGCACGCAACAAGCAAAAATTAGAAAAGCTGAATGGCGATATGCAAGATTTAATCAAGCAAAAAAGTTTTTTTATGGCCACTATTTCACACGATATGGTGTCGCCCATTAATTCGCTATTGGGATTTTCGGCTTTATTGCAAAATTCATTAAAAACCCCTAAACAAAAAGAATTTCTTAAAAACATTATTCATTCCACTAAATACATCAAAAAAATGGTGGACGATTTATCGCTTTTTTCCAATTTGGAATTCAACAAAATAAAGTTAAAGAAAGGGAAATTTAATTTCAATGAATTGCTTCAAAACATTTGTAACAACCTAAAAAACAGTGCCGAACGCAAAAAAATAGATTTAATTTTTAATATCGATGAGCAATTGAACACGGCTTTCTATTCCGATTCTTTTAGAATACAACAAATTCTCACCAATGTTATTTCGAATGCTATAAAATTCACGCATCACGGCAGTGTAACTGTTGATGCCACCTTGGAAAACAATATTGCTAAATTTAAAATTACCGATACTGGAATTGGTATAAAAACCGAAAACAAAGACGATTTGTTTGTAGAATTTATGCAAGCCCATGACAATTCAGAGAACAATTACGGCGGTTCTGGCTTGGGGTTAAACATCACCAAACGCTTGGTAAACTTGCTAAAAGGGGCTATTTCGTTTGAAAGCGAGTATAATAAAGGAACCGTTTTTTATATTGATATTCCTTTGGAATTGTTTGAAGAAAGTAAAGAAGTGAAAACCGTTAACGAGATTGAATACGACAATGCCAAAAAATTAGAAAATAAAAAGATTTTAGTGATTGATGACGATCCGCTGCAGTTAAAATTAATCGAAGAGATTTTCAGCAATAAAGTGAAAAAACTCACTACGATTGAAAACGGAAAATTGGCTAAAAAAATATTACAAGAAGAACAATATCAGTTGATAATAACCGATATGCAAATGCCTTTTTACAGCGGCATTAAAGTGATTGAAGATATTCGCTCGTTAGAAAATTATAAAGATATTCCTGTGATTGCGCTTACTGGAAAAATTGATTTTGACGAACATGAATATCAAAAACTGGGTTTTAATTTTTACATGAAAAAACCTTTAAATATCAACACGCTTTATAATGTGATTTATAAAATGTTGCGTATTAAAAATAAACGTTCACAGACTGTTACCAACAAAAATTCTTCTACGATGACCTTAAAAAACGAGTTGTTTGATTTAACGGATTTATTTACGCTGTTAGAAAACGACAAAAACGCTGCCCAACAAATTCTAAATGCCTTTTTTGAAAGTTATAAAACCGATATAGAGAAGATTCAACGTGCTTTTGAAGCAAGTGATTTAGAAACGGTGAAACTAACTGCTCACAAAATGCTGCCTATGTTTAGGCAATTAAAAATAGCACAAATTGTAAACCGTCTTCTTCTTTTAGAGCAAAAAACGGAGGAATTATCGATTGATGAAATGGCCAATCAAATTGAAGCGATTCGGACTGAAACGCCTGCTATTTTAAATGAAATTGCAGCGGTTATTGCTTAA
- a CDS encoding acyl-CoA dehydrogenase, with protein sequence MDFKLTEEQLMIQQAARDFAQTELLPGVIERDEHSKFPAEAVKKMGELGFLGMMVDPKYGGAGLDSVSYVLAMEEIAKVDASAAVVMSVNNSLVCAGMEKYCSEEQKQKYLVPLASGEVIGAFCLSEPEAGSDATSQKTTAVDMGDHYLLNGTKNWITNGGTASTYLVIAHTHPEKGHKGINAFIVEKGWPGFEIGPKEKKMGIRGSDTHSLMFTDVKVPKENRIGEDGFGFAFAMNVLNGGRIGIASQALGIAQGAYELSLKYAKERKAFKTEIINHQAIAFKLADMAVNITAARMLCLKAAAEKDNGEDISISGAMAKLFASQTAMDTTVEAVQIHGGNGYVSEYHVERMMRDAKITQIYEGTSEIQKIVISRGIAK encoded by the coding sequence ATGGATTTTAAATTAACTGAAGAGCAATTAATGATTCAACAAGCTGCTCGTGATTTCGCTCAAACTGAATTATTACCTGGAGTTATTGAACGTGACGAGCACTCAAAATTTCCTGCTGAAGCAGTAAAAAAAATGGGTGAGCTTGGTTTTTTAGGAATGATGGTTGATCCAAAATATGGCGGTGCTGGTTTAGACAGTGTTTCGTATGTTTTGGCAATGGAAGAAATTGCTAAAGTTGATGCATCGGCAGCAGTGGTTATGTCTGTTAACAACTCGTTGGTTTGTGCAGGTATGGAAAAATACTGTTCTGAAGAGCAAAAACAAAAATATTTGGTGCCATTGGCATCAGGTGAAGTAATTGGTGCTTTTTGTTTATCGGAGCCAGAAGCTGGATCTGATGCTACCTCACAAAAAACAACAGCTGTTGACATGGGCGACCATTATTTGCTGAACGGTACAAAAAACTGGATCACAAACGGCGGAACAGCTTCTACTTATTTGGTGATTGCACACACACATCCTGAAAAAGGACATAAAGGAATCAACGCTTTTATTGTTGAAAAAGGATGGCCAGGTTTTGAAATTGGTCCAAAAGAAAAGAAAATGGGTATTCGTGGAAGCGACACACATTCTTTAATGTTTACTGATGTGAAAGTTCCGAAAGAAAACAGAATTGGCGAAGACGGTTTTGGTTTTGCTTTTGCAATGAACGTTTTAAACGGCGGACGTATTGGTATTGCATCGCAAGCTTTAGGTATTGCGCAAGGTGCTTACGAATTGTCTTTAAAATATGCTAAAGAGCGTAAAGCATTTAAAACCGAAATCATTAACCACCAAGCAATTGCTTTTAAATTGGCAGATATGGCGGTAAACATTACAGCAGCACGCATGTTGTGTTTGAAAGCTGCAGCTGAAAAAGACAACGGCGAAGATATTTCTATTTCTGGTGCTATGGCAAAATTGTTTGCATCACAAACAGCAATGGATACAACGGTGGAAGCAGTTCAAATTCACGGTGGTAACGGTTATGTAAGTGAATACCATGTAGAACGCATGATGCGCGATGCAAAAATCACACAGATTTACGAAGGAACTTCAGAAATCCAAAAAATTGTAATTTCAAGAGGAATTGCTAAATAA